In a single window of the Roseofilum reptotaenium CS-1145 genome:
- a CDS encoding J domain-containing protein: MRHLHHCYEILEVAPNASLEEIHQNYKDLVMVWHPDRFVHNPRLYHKAQEKIKQLNEAYEQLKSQRNLVMASVHQSDRAWARTKPSAPNPYEPSGFSQARREDYNRALDDYIRHHSRDMQNWLD; encoded by the coding sequence ATGCGTCACTTACATCACTGTTATGAGATTTTAGAAGTGGCTCCTAACGCTAGTTTGGAGGAAATTCACCAAAACTACAAGGATTTAGTGATGGTCTGGCATCCCGACCGTTTTGTTCATAATCCCCGCCTTTATCACAAAGCCCAAGAAAAAATAAAACAACTCAATGAAGCCTATGAGCAGTTGAAGTCTCAAAGAAATTTAGTGATGGCATCAGTACATCAGAGCGATCGCGCCTGGGCAAGGACGAAACCCTCTGCACCAAACCCTTATGAGCCATCTGGCTTTTCCCAAGCTAGAAGAGAAGATTATAACCGGGCATTAGATGACTATATTCGTCATCATAGCCGAGATATGCAAAACTGGTTAGATTAG
- a CDS encoding VOC family protein has translation MSELWVTIATENVETLRDFYRCVLNTQAQREIPGVYAEFIIGGLRLGLFRPRDRQEFHSSTPGSMSLCLEVEDIEDAIIGLSHLGYPPPGAIQTASHGREIYAYDPDGNRLIIHENR, from the coding sequence ATGTCAGAACTCTGGGTAACGATCGCAACGGAGAATGTAGAAACCTTAAGGGATTTTTATCGTTGTGTGCTGAACACTCAAGCACAGCGAGAAATTCCAGGGGTGTATGCGGAGTTTATCATCGGGGGGTTGCGCTTGGGATTATTTCGACCCCGCGATCGCCAAGAATTTCACTCTTCTACCCCAGGATCCATGAGTTTATGTTTAGAAGTCGAGGATATTGAGGACGCGATCATCGGTCTGAGTCATTTAGGCTATCCTCCTCCTGGAGCCATTCAAACTGCTTCCCATGGCCGAGAAATTTATGCCTATGATCCCGATGGAAATCGACTGATTATTCATGAAAATCGGTAA
- a CDS encoding Nif11-like leader peptide family natural product precursor, translating into MSTENVEKLLEAGGQDPKIREEYDKTQSKDEFVEKANKDGYKFTIEELNQVLKEYGNSFELSGFPPRRFIWLK; encoded by the coding sequence ATGTCCACAGAAAATGTAGAAAAATTGCTCGAGGCGGGCGGACAAGATCCTAAAATTCGGGAAGAATACGACAAAACTCAGAGTAAAGATGAATTTGTCGAGAAGGCCAACAAGGATGGATACAAATTTACAATCGAGGAACTGAATCAGGTACTCAAGGAGTACGGCAATTCCTTTGAACTTTCGGGCTTCCCGCCCCGACGATTCATTTGGTTGAAATAA